From Procambarus clarkii isolate CNS0578487 unplaced genomic scaffold, FALCON_Pclarkii_2.0 HiC_scaffold_116, whole genome shotgun sequence, a single genomic window includes:
- the LOC138360616 gene encoding histone H2A, translated as MSGRGKGGKVKGKSKSRSSRAGLQFPVGRIHRLLRKGNYAERVGAGAPVYLAAVMEYLAAEVLELAGNAARDNKKTRIIPRHLQLAIRNDEELNKLLSGVTIAQGGVLPNIQAVLLPKKTEKK; from the coding sequence atgtcaggacgcggcaagggaggcaaagtgaagggcaagtcaaagtctcgctccagcagggccggacttcagttccccgtgggcagaattcaccgtctgctgcgtaaaggcaactacgccgaacgcgtcggtgctggcgctcctgtctacctggcagccgtcatggaatacctcgctgccgaagttctggagctcgccggtaacgccgcacgtgacaacaagaagacccgtatcatcccacgtcacttgcagttggccatccgcaacgacgaagaactcaacaaacttctgtctggcgtaaccattgcacagggaggtgttcttccaaacattcaggcagttcttttgccaaagaagacagagaagaagtaa